One genomic region from Arcobacter sp. LA11 encodes:
- a CDS encoding 4Fe-4S dicluster domain-containing protein, producing MQKAFLVDSDKCLGCNTCAMACKNQYHQDKGILWRQVREIGHEEYRTDQNNILPTLVWYAKPPKVEVPAERYYASIACNHCEEPACVAVCPVQAHTKDPETGICKHDQSLCIGCGGCVKACPFGASKFNEQLGKAEKCSMCWERQADGKLPACVQSCPVEAIQVVDIHDPKYANIGEKNPLGLDYAVEAPTKPSTRFIHSSMPNKVHRL from the coding sequence ATGCAAAAAGCTTTTTTAGTAGATAGTGATAAATGTTTAGGTTGTAATACCTGTGCAATGGCTTGTAAAAATCAATATCATCAAGATAAGGGTATTTTATGGAGACAAGTAAGAGAAATAGGTCATGAAGAGTATAGAACAGATCAAAATAATATTTTACCTACACTTGTATGGTATGCAAAACCTCCTAAAGTAGAAGTTCCAGCAGAAAGATATTATGCTTCAATTGCATGTAATCATTGTGAAGAGCCAGCATGTGTAGCTGTTTGTCCAGTTCAAGCACATACAAAAGATCCAGAAACTGGTATTTGTAAACATGACCAAAGTTTATGTATAGGATGTGGAGGATGTGTAAAAGCATGTCCATTTGGAGCATCTAAATTTAATGAGCAATTAGGAAAAGCAGAAAAATGTAGTATGTGTTGGGAGAGACAAGCTGATGGCAAACTACCAGCATGTGTTCAATCATGTCCAGTTGAAGCGATACAAGTTGTTGATATTCATGATCCAAAATATGCAAATATAGGAGAAAAAAATCCTTTAGGTCTTGATTATGCAGTTGAAGCACCAACAAAACCAAGTACAAGATTTATTCATTCATCAATGCCGAATAAAGTGCATAGACTATAA